One Cardinium endosymbiont cEper1 of Encarsia pergandiella genomic region harbors:
- a CDS encoding 1-acyl-sn-glycerol-3-phosphate acyltransferase, translated as MYTQDQFVAIEPKSSRWPITILHKNQKTFLTEVVDKSLTSLYARYPMDVVLYQILAQATSRELVRIASDPWHCDPKDDRSFWEAMAAAIANKMEAKKLLKSVIERYVREICSYFSVRHYQCIAKGVHHTFVYLLKPHFFGFGTKRWTFPYKRLQEKFHLMGQTDTIRALAQIGTIVLVPTHVSNWDSVVMGLAMKQLGLPPLTWGAGLNLFNNKGFRYIFNKLGTYKVDRRKKTIPYLQVQKDYASLILEWGCHTLFYPGGTRSRLGAIESDLKLGLLGTPFEAQERNFQNKGASAKKVFIFPIVLNYHCVLEACQLIRESVQIKEGASMRPQDDCCTNLLFSKNILFKGSEIFVNIGTPLDVMGNRVDIEGRSYDHQGQAIDLYQQFLDLSIKTAARKRSDDYVKLVRDKIIATYYAMNTVLSSHLVAFVAYELAQKSQKFAMDLPRIVIQYADFMVTFGHTYQALQQLYTEKKIDFTPIVKNGSLDAIVQDGLARLGIYHGLPPIVVAEEGNLLIQDLLTLFYYHNRLTGYGLQAIFS; from the coding sequence ATGTATACTCAAGATCAGTTTGTAGCTATTGAGCCTAAATCCAGTCGTTGGCCCATTACCATACTCCATAAAAATCAAAAAACTTTTTTAACGGAAGTGGTGGATAAAAGTCTTACATCTTTGTATGCACGTTATCCAATGGACGTAGTACTTTATCAGATATTGGCGCAAGCAACCTCTAGAGAGTTAGTCAGAATAGCATCAGATCCATGGCATTGTGACCCTAAAGATGATCGCTCTTTTTGGGAAGCAATGGCAGCTGCCATTGCAAACAAAATGGAAGCAAAGAAGCTTTTAAAAAGTGTTATAGAACGTTATGTAAGGGAAATTTGTAGCTATTTTAGTGTCCGTCATTATCAGTGTATAGCCAAAGGTGTGCACCATACCTTTGTTTATCTACTTAAGCCCCATTTTTTTGGCTTTGGAACAAAACGGTGGACCTTTCCATACAAAAGGTTGCAAGAGAAATTTCATTTGATGGGGCAAACGGATACCATTCGAGCGTTGGCCCAAATAGGGACTATTGTTTTAGTACCTACCCATGTCAGCAATTGGGATTCTGTGGTGATGGGGTTGGCTATGAAACAATTGGGACTACCTCCTTTGACCTGGGGAGCAGGATTGAATTTATTTAATAATAAAGGATTTCGTTATATTTTTAATAAACTAGGTACCTATAAGGTAGATCGGCGTAAAAAGACCATACCCTACTTACAAGTACAGAAAGATTATGCATCACTCATACTAGAATGGGGCTGTCACACGCTATTTTATCCGGGTGGAACCCGTAGCCGCTTAGGTGCAATAGAATCCGATTTAAAATTAGGGTTATTAGGCACCCCTTTCGAGGCACAGGAACGTAATTTCCAAAATAAAGGAGCAAGTGCCAAAAAAGTTTTTATTTTTCCTATAGTACTCAATTACCACTGTGTCTTAGAAGCCTGCCAATTGATACGTGAATCGGTCCAAATTAAAGAGGGTGCCTCTATGCGTCCGCAAGATGATTGTTGTACCAATCTGTTGTTCAGTAAAAATATATTATTTAAAGGATCAGAAATATTCGTTAATATAGGCACACCACTAGATGTAATGGGGAATAGGGTAGATATAGAGGGACGTAGTTACGACCATCAAGGCCAAGCAATAGATTTATATCAACAGTTTTTAGATCTTTCCATCAAAACGGCTGCTAGAAAGCGGTCAGATGACTATGTTAAATTGGTGCGCGATAAAATCATAGCAACCTACTACGCTATGAATACCGTCCTAAGTAGCCATCTAGTAGCCTTTGTAGCCTATGAACTGGCTCAAAAAAGCCAAAAGTTTGCCATGGATCTGCCCCGTATTGTAATCCAGTATGCCGATTTTATGGTAACATTTGGCCATACCTATCAAGCGTTACAACAGCTTTATACAGAAAAAAAAATAGATTTTACCCCTATTGTAAAGAATGGTTCATTGGATGCTATTGTCCAAGATGGATTGGCTAGATTAGGCATCTACCATGGCCTACCACCAATAGTGGTAGCAGAAGAAGGCAACCTACTTATTCAAGACCTTTTAACATTATTTTATTATCACAACAGACTCACTGGCTATGGACTCCAAGCAATTTTCTCTTAG
- the metG gene encoding methionine--tRNA ligase: MRQNPKRYTVTAALPYANGPIHLGHVAGAYLPADIYVRYLRQKKATVVFVTGSDEHGVPVVIRGQQEGTTPQKIVDKYHILIKEALQGLHISFDVFGRTSAPIHYTTASDFFKELHQKGIFEIHETEQYYDPVCKQFLSDRYIKGSCPKCNYANAYGDQCEACGSTLSPEELVDPISAISGANPILKSTKHWYLPLHRYESWLKKWILEEHKDFKTNVYGQCKSWLDQGLQPRAVTRDLVWGIPVPLPEAIGKVLYVWFDAPIGYISATKTWAKAQQIDWEPFWKDPDTKLVHFLGKDNIVFHCIIFPVMLKTHGRFILPQQVAANEFLNLEGEKFSTSRNHAVWLHDYLEDFPGKADVLRYVLCSIAPENKDSDFTWQDFQDKNNRELVANLGNLVHRTLSLVHQYFGGLVPPSIALNEADHAVLATLTASFTAVGKAIEQFKFKEALQLCMGYATLGNKYLTDRRPWHLVKSNTEEAATVLYVALQLIATLSLLIKPFLPKTSEKIAHMLGVQETGWDDVDVAHLVKSGSPVASPVLLFEKIEDAVIEAQRRKLHNRSTDPVG; encoded by the coding sequence ATGCGACAGAACCCAAAAAGATATACGGTTACCGCTGCATTGCCTTATGCAAACGGGCCCATCCACTTAGGCCATGTGGCAGGTGCCTATCTTCCTGCTGATATTTACGTGCGTTATTTAAGGCAAAAAAAAGCTACGGTAGTATTTGTTACTGGTTCTGATGAACATGGAGTGCCTGTAGTAATTCGTGGTCAGCAAGAAGGGACTACCCCCCAAAAGATAGTGGATAAATACCATATACTCATTAAGGAAGCATTGCAAGGACTGCATATTAGCTTTGATGTCTTTGGAAGAACTTCTGCACCTATCCATTATACAACAGCATCTGATTTTTTTAAAGAATTGCACCAAAAAGGAATATTTGAAATACATGAAACGGAACAATATTATGATCCTGTTTGTAAGCAATTTCTATCTGACCGCTATATCAAAGGTAGTTGTCCCAAATGCAATTATGCAAATGCCTATGGAGATCAATGTGAAGCATGTGGCAGCACACTTAGTCCAGAAGAGTTGGTGGATCCTATTTCTGCTATTAGTGGTGCAAATCCTATTTTAAAATCAACCAAACATTGGTATCTACCCCTACATAGGTATGAAAGTTGGCTTAAGAAATGGATTTTAGAAGAACATAAAGATTTTAAAACCAATGTATATGGTCAATGTAAAAGCTGGCTAGACCAAGGGTTACAACCCCGTGCCGTCACCCGTGATTTAGTTTGGGGCATCCCTGTTCCACTTCCCGAAGCCATAGGAAAGGTACTGTATGTTTGGTTCGATGCACCGATTGGGTATATTAGCGCAACCAAAACTTGGGCTAAAGCACAACAGATCGATTGGGAGCCTTTTTGGAAAGATCCGGATACGAAGCTGGTTCATTTCCTTGGAAAGGATAATATTGTATTTCATTGTATTATTTTTCCTGTTATGCTCAAAACCCATGGCCGGTTTATTTTGCCGCAACAGGTGGCAGCTAATGAATTTTTAAATCTAGAGGGAGAAAAATTTTCTACTTCCCGCAACCATGCAGTTTGGCTGCATGATTATTTGGAAGATTTCCCCGGTAAAGCAGATGTATTGCGTTATGTACTTTGTTCCATTGCACCAGAAAACAAAGATAGCGACTTTACTTGGCAGGATTTCCAAGATAAAAACAATCGTGAACTGGTGGCCAACCTCGGTAATTTGGTACATAGAACCTTAAGCCTGGTACACCAATATTTTGGCGGATTGGTGCCACCTAGCATTGCCCTTAATGAGGCAGATCACGCTGTATTGGCTACGTTAACGGCTTCTTTTACAGCAGTAGGTAAGGCTATAGAGCAGTTTAAGTTTAAAGAAGCACTCCAATTATGCATGGGTTATGCTACATTAGGTAATAAATATCTAACGGATAGGAGACCGTGGCATTTGGTAAAGTCTAATACAGAGGAAGCGGCTACTGTATTGTATGTCGCCTTGCAGCTTATTGCTACCCTAAGCCTGTTGATCAAACCTTTTTTACCTAAAACCAGTGAAAAAATTGCGCATATGCTGGGGGTACAAGAAACAGGGTGGGACGATGTCGATGTAGCCCATCTTGTCAAATCAGGAAGTCCAGTAGCATCGCCTGTATTGTTATTTGAAAAAATTGAGGATGCGGTCATTGAAGCACAACGAAGAAAATTACACAATAGATCTACTGACCCAGTCGGGTAA
- a CDS encoding polyprenol monophosphomannose synthase, whose translation MAALLRAVVVIPTYNEQENIEQLLAAIFGLNIGLHVLVVDDHSPDGTAETVTGLQSHYPHALHLLNRSKKEGLGRAYLAGFAWALAYPYDYICSMDGDFSHAPTDLRRLLTMCAHPTIDMVIGSRYITGGRVVNWPVIRRVFSYMANWFARSITGIPVKDTTAGFICYRRTLLKQILNIASVGYSFQVEIKFLAHQYGANIVELPITFINRVRGKSKMGLIMAGESFFRLIQIKWKSWR comes from the coding sequence ATGGCAGCCTTACTTCGTGCGGTAGTAGTTATACCCACTTACAATGAACAAGAAAATATTGAACAGTTATTGGCAGCTATTTTTGGATTAAACATAGGGTTACATGTCCTAGTTGTAGATGACCACTCCCCTGATGGTACAGCTGAAACTGTCACAGGACTACAATCCCATTACCCGCATGCATTACATCTTTTAAATCGATCTAAAAAAGAGGGGTTAGGTCGTGCCTATTTGGCCGGATTTGCTTGGGCACTGGCTTATCCTTATGACTATATTTGCAGCATGGATGGGGACTTTTCCCATGCGCCTACTGATTTGCGTCGACTTTTAACCATGTGCGCTCACCCTACCATTGATATGGTGATTGGCTCACGGTACATTACAGGTGGGCGTGTGGTCAATTGGCCAGTGATTAGAAGAGTATTTTCCTACATGGCCAACTGGTTCGCTCGTTCTATTACAGGCATACCTGTTAAAGATACAACTGCAGGATTTATCTGTTATCGGCGGACCCTACTCAAACAGATTTTAAACATAGCTTCTGTAGGATATAGTTTTCAAGTAGAAATAAAATTTCTAGCCCATCAATATGGGGCCAATATAGTAGAGTTGCCTATCACCTTTATCAATAGAGTACGAGGGAAGTCTAAAATGGGTTTAATCATGGCAGGAGAAAGTTTTTTTCGTTTGATACAAATAAAATGGAAGAGCTGGAGGTGA
- the ybeY gene encoding rRNA maturation RNase YbeY: MNIYYFSEEISFRLRQKRKISAWLQMVIQQEGYTLIQLNFIFCPDSYLHAKNITYLGHDTLTDVITFNYATDAKTVFGDVYISIERVRENAKMYKRQMAAELYMVMVHGLLHLLSYNDQKPEEKLIIREKEFFYLAQLWPNLALQPSMQATI, from the coding sequence ATGAATATTTATTATTTTTCAGAAGAAATTAGTTTTAGATTAAGACAGAAAAGAAAAATTTCTGCTTGGCTCCAAATGGTTATCCAACAAGAAGGCTACACCCTAATCCAGCTTAATTTTATTTTTTGTCCGGATAGCTATTTACATGCTAAAAATATCACTTATCTGGGCCATGATACTTTAACAGATGTGATCACATTCAACTATGCCACTGATGCAAAAACTGTTTTTGGAGATGTGTACATAAGCATTGAACGGGTCAGGGAAAACGCGAAAATGTATAAACGCCAAATGGCAGCCGAGCTGTATATGGTAATGGTCCATGGCCTATTGCACTTATTGTCTTATAATGATCAAAAACCAGAAGAAAAATTGATTATAAGAGAAAAAGAATTTTTTTACCTTGCACAATTATGGCCAAATTTGGCCTTGCAGCCCTCTATGCAAGCCACTATCTAA
- the ppdK gene encoding pyruvate, phosphate dikinase — MLHKKQIEQWVYRFGYDTDYSYGHPSILGNKGYGLAQMSSLGFPIPPGFTIITDGCSDYYAKGQTISQPIWDQVVAEIQLLEKETGKHFGGGPFPLLLALRSGAKISMPGMMDTLLNLGLNDETVELLGHATQDFRFAYDSYRRFIEMYGHIIMGMPYHLFTAVIDGIKQQDNPRHQEGLSLNALHTVIDSYKKIIWTHTGTTYPQDVFEQLRKTIAAIFASWNGARAVTYRKLNHIDDQDGTAVTIQAMVFGNRGTDSLTGVLFTRNPSTGERSLFGEYLINAQGEELVSGLTTPWPITKQGIPSIQEADHALEEKYPLIFSQLSNLAIELENHFREMQDIEYTVEQGKLWLLQTRNGKRSAKAAVKIAIDMMQEGKIDAKEVLKRIDCNHIERLLHPTLDESQTIEVLTQGLPAAPGVASGVIVFSPEEVAAISKTESVLLVRSETTPDDIGSMAMAAGILTTKGGMTAHAAVVARGMGKPCVCGAHDITIDRQNKWLLIGQTKIPVGSWLTINGTTGQVIKGKVATIRQKPFPEFITLMQLVDKLKRMEVRANAETVQDGAVGRSFGMAGIGLCRTEHMFFHPDKMCLFRKMILTPSKTSRIDFLTKLMPMQKRDFKALFQILDGLPITIRLLDPPLHEFLPSHPKDLADLALQIDYPLSEVEKRIELLSEVNPMLGHRGARLAITFPEIYVMQLQALFQAALEVENVALEIMLPLVFDAKEVIFLKNVIEEVHQKIAPHILYKLGVMIELPRAALQAATIAPLVDFFSVGTNDLTQTTFGISRDDGVKFLEDYQQKGLLQADPFVTIDQEGVGALIQMAVTNGRSTNPRLKVGICGEHGGDPASIQFFESIGLDYVSTSPYRVPIAKLAAAKANLL, encoded by the coding sequence ATGTTGCATAAAAAGCAAATTGAACAATGGGTATACCGTTTTGGTTACGATACAGATTATTCTTATGGTCATCCATCTATATTGGGCAATAAAGGGTATGGCTTGGCACAGATGTCCTCTTTAGGCTTTCCGATTCCACCAGGTTTTACCATCATAACCGATGGTTGTAGCGACTATTATGCAAAGGGGCAAACGATTTCCCAACCCATTTGGGATCAAGTGGTAGCTGAGATCCAACTACTTGAAAAAGAAACAGGCAAGCATTTTGGAGGCGGTCCTTTTCCATTGTTGTTGGCGCTACGTTCTGGCGCTAAAATCTCTATGCCAGGTATGATGGATACATTGCTTAACCTTGGTCTAAACGATGAAACGGTGGAATTATTAGGTCATGCTACCCAAGATTTTAGATTTGCCTATGATAGCTATCGCCGTTTTATAGAAATGTATGGACATATCATTATGGGGATGCCCTACCATCTATTTACAGCCGTAATAGATGGCATAAAACAACAAGACAATCCGCGTCATCAGGAAGGATTAAGTCTTAACGCGTTGCATACAGTTATTGATAGCTATAAAAAAATAATTTGGACCCATACAGGTACTACTTATCCACAAGATGTCTTTGAACAGCTTAGAAAGACTATAGCTGCCATTTTTGCATCTTGGAATGGCGCAAGAGCAGTCACTTATAGAAAGTTAAATCATATAGATGATCAAGATGGTACAGCGGTTACCATTCAGGCTATGGTATTTGGCAATAGGGGTACAGATAGTCTAACAGGTGTCTTATTTACTAGAAATCCATCTACAGGAGAACGAAGTTTATTTGGTGAATATTTAATAAATGCCCAAGGCGAAGAGTTGGTTTCGGGTCTAACGACCCCTTGGCCCATCACTAAACAAGGCATACCGTCCATTCAAGAAGCCGACCATGCATTGGAAGAAAAATATCCCCTAATTTTTAGTCAGCTCAGCAACTTAGCGATTGAGTTAGAAAACCATTTTAGGGAGATGCAAGATATTGAATATACCGTTGAACAAGGTAAGCTATGGCTGTTGCAGACTAGAAATGGCAAGCGTAGTGCTAAAGCTGCTGTTAAAATAGCCATTGATATGATGCAAGAAGGTAAGATTGATGCAAAAGAAGTATTGAAAAGGATAGATTGTAACCACATAGAGCGGCTGTTGCATCCTACATTAGATGAGAGCCAAACTATAGAAGTATTAACCCAAGGGCTTCCTGCTGCACCAGGTGTTGCCTCTGGCGTAATTGTCTTTTCACCAGAAGAAGTAGCAGCCATTTCAAAAACAGAAAGTGTCTTATTGGTTAGGTCAGAAACTACACCTGATGATATAGGTAGTATGGCCATGGCGGCAGGCATTTTAACCACCAAAGGGGGTATGACCGCACATGCTGCTGTAGTAGCCAGAGGTATGGGCAAACCTTGTGTATGCGGTGCACATGATATTACCATAGATCGCCAAAATAAATGGCTGCTTATTGGCCAGACAAAAATCCCAGTGGGTAGTTGGTTGACCATTAATGGTACCACCGGGCAAGTGATAAAAGGTAAAGTAGCCACTATTAGACAGAAGCCTTTCCCTGAGTTTATAACCCTTATGCAGCTGGTAGATAAGCTCAAAAGAATGGAGGTAAGGGCCAATGCAGAAACTGTTCAAGATGGAGCCGTAGGACGATCTTTTGGTATGGCAGGCATAGGTCTTTGTAGAACAGAACATATGTTCTTTCATCCAGATAAGATGTGCCTATTTAGAAAAATGATCTTAACCCCTTCTAAAACATCCCGTATCGACTTTCTAACAAAATTGATGCCCATGCAAAAAAGAGATTTTAAGGCGCTTTTTCAAATCCTAGATGGCTTACCCATTACCATAAGATTATTAGATCCACCTTTACATGAGTTTTTACCTAGCCATCCAAAAGATCTGGCTGACTTAGCCTTGCAAATAGACTATCCCCTTTCTGAAGTAGAAAAGCGTATAGAGCTGCTTTCTGAAGTAAATCCAATGTTAGGCCATCGTGGTGCTAGGTTGGCCATAACCTTTCCAGAAATTTATGTGATGCAGCTTCAAGCCTTGTTTCAGGCGGCATTAGAAGTAGAAAACGTTGCATTAGAGATTATGTTACCCCTTGTTTTTGATGCCAAAGAAGTAATTTTTCTTAAAAATGTCATAGAAGAAGTACATCAAAAAATAGCACCGCATATTCTATATAAACTTGGCGTAATGATAGAATTACCAAGAGCAGCCTTACAAGCGGCAACTATTGCACCATTAGTGGATTTTTTTAGTGTGGGCACGAATGATTTAACCCAAACTACATTTGGTATTTCACGGGATGATGGCGTAAAGTTTCTAGAGGATTATCAACAAAAGGGGCTGTTGCAAGCAGACCCTTTTGTTACGATTGATCAAGAAGGCGTTGGCGCATTGATTCAAATGGCTGTAACGAACGGTAGGTCGACAAATCCAAGATTAAAAGTAGGCATTTGTGGTGAACATGGGGGTGACCCAGCTTCTATCCAGTTTTTTGAGTCGATAGGTTTAGACTATGTATCTACTTCTCCCTATAGAGTACCTATTGCAAAGTTAGCTGCTGCAAAGGCAAATTTGCTCTAA
- a CDS encoding IS6 family transposase, with product MFSITLRLLPYFKGFCSSPELILLFVYMKCRFSLSYRYLEEMMRMRGAKIAHSTLQRWVIKFIPLIDQEVRKRKRPVGSSWRMDETYVKLNGKWIYLYRAVDRYGDTVDCLLSERRDKSAAISFFRKAIRYNNTPYKVVVDKSGSNKSALDALNTAIDQDQKIQIFQNKYLNNRVEQDHRFIKKRIKPMLGFKIFHAANITITGIENIRIIQKGQLIGSKKQASTFENFAKLMAASYPNLKTRDRTIQN from the coding sequence ATGTTTAGTATTACCCTGAGATTATTGCCCTATTTTAAAGGATTTTGTTCATCACCAGAGTTAATCCTTCTATTTGTGTATATGAAATGTCGTTTTTCTTTAAGCTATAGATACTTGGAAGAGATGATGCGTATGAGAGGCGCAAAGATTGCTCATTCTACTTTACAAAGGTGGGTCATTAAGTTCATTCCACTCATAGATCAAGAAGTAAGAAAAAGAAAACGCCCAGTTGGTAGTAGCTGGAGAATGGATGAAACTTACGTCAAACTAAATGGTAAGTGGATTTATTTATATAGAGCAGTAGATCGTTATGGAGATACAGTTGATTGTCTTCTAAGTGAACGTAGAGACAAGTCTGCAGCTATTTCTTTTTTTCGTAAGGCTATCAGATATAATAACACTCCATACAAAGTGGTAGTTGACAAAAGCGGTAGTAATAAATCTGCACTTGATGCATTAAATACAGCAATAGATCAAGATCAGAAGATTCAAATATTTCAAAATAAATACTTGAATAATAGAGTTGAACAAGATCATAGATTCATTAAAAAACGGATCAAACCTATGTTAGGATTTAAGATTTTTCATGCTGCTAACATTACCATTACAGGAATAGAAAATATTAGAATCATTCAAAAAGGACAATTAATCGGATCTAAAAAACAAGCATCTACTTTTGAGAACTTTGCTAAACTTATGGCCGCATCATATCCAAATTTGAAGACAAGAGACAGAACTATACAAAATTAA
- the uvrC gene encoding excinuclease ABC subunit UvrC yields METPRYTPNDIQHLPSLPGIYLFYNQKEEVIYVGKAKNIKKRVGDYFAASKVHNLKTKRMVGHIASIAYTALNSEYEALLLENNLIKALQPRYNVLLKDGKTYPYLCITNDRFPKLMITRKTVPPLGKYYGPFTSSYTIKQTLEVIKKLFTFRTCNYNLANITKNKFKVCLDYHLGHCKGPCQNFQDEADYQKGIEQIEALLKNNFASVKKAFKEQMRAAADLLDYKQAQRFKEKLMVLDQYQAKSLVINPLVGDLDVVAILSDDTYAFVGYLHIKQGAISFTQHRVLTKKLEEEMEDLLPLVICTLRSCSHSNAPEVLVNLPLNLTMGPFAISMPKMGDKRKLVDLALQNALLCKKDFLYQKSNFKEKPNLTLVKLQDDLKLKELPYWIECFDNSNIQGAHPVAAMVCFKDGKPSKKDYRHYHIKTVVGPNDFASMYEIVKRRYQPKEPSVLPNLIVIDGGKGQLNAAILALQELGIYGKVAIISIAKRLEELYLPNDPFPLYLNKQSPALKLLQQLRNEAHRFAITFHRKQRSKSTFQSTWKAIPGIGPKTLAALLEKLGSPKTIQSSSLSTLAGIIGPSKAKRLHDYFLDQSS; encoded by the coding sequence ATGGAAACGCCACGCTATACCCCAAATGATATACAACATTTACCCAGCTTGCCGGGTATTTATCTATTCTATAACCAAAAAGAAGAAGTTATTTATGTAGGCAAAGCAAAAAATATAAAAAAAAGAGTGGGTGATTATTTTGCCGCTAGCAAGGTACATAACTTAAAAACAAAACGGATGGTTGGCCATATTGCCTCTATTGCCTATACGGCTTTAAATTCCGAGTATGAAGCGCTACTTTTAGAAAACAACCTCATCAAAGCGCTACAACCACGGTATAATGTTTTGCTAAAGGATGGAAAAACGTATCCTTACTTATGTATTACAAACGATCGCTTTCCTAAACTGATGATCACCCGTAAAACAGTCCCTCCTTTGGGAAAATACTACGGCCCCTTTACCAGCTCCTACACCATTAAACAAACCTTAGAGGTCATTAAAAAGTTATTTACTTTTCGTACCTGCAACTATAACCTTGCAAATATAACCAAAAATAAGTTTAAAGTTTGTTTGGATTACCATTTGGGCCACTGCAAAGGGCCTTGCCAGAATTTTCAAGATGAAGCCGATTATCAAAAAGGAATAGAGCAAATAGAGGCCTTACTTAAAAACAATTTTGCTTCTGTGAAGAAGGCGTTTAAAGAACAAATGCGCGCAGCTGCCGACCTACTTGATTATAAACAAGCCCAACGGTTTAAGGAAAAACTAATGGTATTGGATCAATACCAAGCAAAGTCTTTAGTGATCAATCCACTAGTGGGCGACTTAGATGTAGTGGCTATTCTTTCAGATGATACCTATGCTTTTGTAGGTTACTTACATATTAAGCAAGGCGCCATTTCTTTTACCCAACATCGTGTGCTAACAAAAAAATTAGAAGAAGAAATGGAAGATCTATTGCCTTTGGTCATCTGTACACTCCGTTCTTGCAGCCATAGTAATGCCCCAGAAGTTTTAGTAAATTTGCCCCTGAATCTAACCATGGGCCCTTTTGCCATCAGCATGCCGAAAATGGGTGACAAGCGCAAACTGGTAGATTTGGCACTTCAAAATGCATTGTTATGCAAAAAAGACTTTTTATATCAAAAATCTAATTTTAAAGAAAAACCCAATCTAACACTTGTAAAATTACAAGATGATTTAAAGTTAAAAGAGCTACCTTATTGGATAGAATGTTTTGACAATTCCAATATTCAAGGCGCCCATCCAGTAGCGGCTATGGTTTGCTTTAAGGATGGGAAACCTTCTAAAAAAGACTATCGGCACTATCATATTAAAACGGTAGTAGGGCCCAATGATTTTGCCTCTATGTATGAAATCGTCAAGCGCCGTTATCAACCAAAAGAGCCATCGGTATTGCCCAATCTTATTGTCATAGATGGTGGAAAAGGGCAGCTTAATGCTGCTATTCTGGCGTTACAGGAATTAGGTATATATGGCAAAGTAGCCATTATCAGCATTGCCAAACGATTGGAAGAACTCTACTTGCCCAATGATCCCTTTCCCTTATATTTGAACAAACAGTCTCCTGCACTGAAACTGCTCCAGCAGCTTAGAAATGAAGCCCATCGTTTTGCCATTACCTTTCATAGAAAACAACGTAGCAAAAGCACATTCCAGTCTACATGGAAGGCTATTCCCGGTATTGGTCCCAAAACATTAGCTGCACTATTAGAAAAATTGGGTAGCCCCAAAACAATTCAATCCAGTTCTTTATCGACCTTAGCTGGCATAATTGGGCCATCAAAAGCGAAACGATTGCATGACTATTTTTTAGACCAATCTAGCTAA
- a CDS encoding NAD(P)H-dependent glycerol-3-phosphate dehydrogenase, translated as MDSKQFSLSNHVAILGAGKFGTAVANLIAANVNQVWLYTHKAARAAAGQISRTMAAQPLAANIVVTDDLVTVLRACPVIFPIVPAVKFRGLMQEIAVHLRPDHICIHGTKGLDLARHDGVLTRSHLATMSEVIMQETTVQQIGCLAGPNLSGDLVKRDPAVTVIASSAEKVLSIGKQLLTQNWFRVYPSHDLLSVEMCSVLKNIFAIGAGMLQGMGYQCNTYAFFLTMSISEMHYIMTSMGIGTTALFGPAGLGDLVATCGSTASRNYTIGYRLAKGETLSAILHTAKEVSEGVQTVKVIHQLMQLYSVEAPITRLIYRILFEELPLKTGLADFIRASESAAYLLM; from the coding sequence ATGGACTCCAAGCAATTTTCTCTTAGTAATCACGTAGCCATTTTAGGGGCTGGGAAATTTGGTACGGCTGTTGCAAACTTAATTGCTGCTAATGTAAATCAGGTATGGCTTTATACCCATAAAGCAGCACGTGCTGCTGCTGGACAAATAAGTCGCACCATGGCAGCGCAACCATTGGCGGCAAATATTGTAGTCACAGATGATTTGGTAACCGTTTTGCGTGCTTGTCCGGTTATTTTTCCAATAGTGCCCGCGGTTAAATTTCGTGGCTTAATGCAAGAAATTGCTGTACACCTTAGACCAGACCACATATGCATACATGGCACCAAAGGATTAGATTTGGCCCGACATGATGGTGTATTAACCAGAAGCCATCTGGCTACTATGAGTGAAGTCATCATGCAAGAAACAACTGTTCAACAGATTGGTTGTTTGGCTGGCCCCAATTTGTCTGGAGATTTAGTTAAAAGAGATCCAGCGGTTACAGTCATTGCCAGTAGTGCTGAAAAGGTCTTATCTATAGGGAAGCAGCTTTTAACCCAAAATTGGTTTCGTGTCTATCCAAGCCATGATCTCCTTAGTGTAGAAATGTGTAGTGTGCTTAAAAATATTTTTGCCATCGGTGCGGGTATGCTACAAGGCATGGGGTACCAATGTAACACATATGCCTTTTTCCTTACCATGTCCATTTCAGAAATGCATTATATTATGACCAGTATGGGCATCGGTACAACTGCTTTATTCGGACCAGCTGGTCTAGGGGATCTTGTGGCTACTTGTGGCAGTACGGCTAGTAGAAATTATACAATTGGCTATCGTTTGGCAAAAGGTGAAACGCTAAGTGCCATTTTGCATACAGCAAAAGAGGTTTCCGAAGGGGTACAAACGGTTAAAGTCATCCACCAACTTATGCAGCTTTATAGTGTAGAAGCGCCTATTACGCGACTCATCTACCGCATCCTTTTTGAGGAACTGCCATTGAAGACAGGGCTTGCCGATTTCATACGTGCCTCAGAAAGCGCTGCCTATCTACTGATGTGA